The following are from one region of the Cryptococcus deuterogattii R265 chromosome 8, complete sequence genome:
- a CDS encoding monocarboxylic acid transporter, translating to MSETIELRKLNTLTERSTTQRFEEEREDNESVGSRKTDDTPSERSLAQEDEENQGDEEAVAQYALPPTDCGIRAWLFLAGATMMELLIWAIPTSVGVLHVYWTNELFDGRGTATLTLAATLHSGLVYMSTALLGPLVVRATTWQKTIQVVTWIISAAGLIASAFATQPWHLIVTFGIIYPVCGAAYLPCATLLFEWFVKARGTAMGIVYAGMGVGGAICPFIIDGLLKRYSYKTTMISIGVGFGIIGLISLIPIRRRIPPTSRSHHSGKKWNAADWSFMKSTALMTGLATILLTSLGNFVPSLWLPSFADDLNLTKPSGTGLIAILNAASVPGNAILGIMSDHMSLRVVILISCIGSGLACAFLWGFGTNDGMLVAFTIVFGLLGPSFSALWTKMNAVISKDNPFAITIVLSLFTFIRGVGNITSGPISEALLKYNTFRGGAGAYGINNYGVLLLYSSITILSGSVTGAMFKEKST from the exons ATGTCTGAAACCATAGAGTTACGCAAGCTCAATACTCTTACAGAACGCTCTACGACACAACGGttcgaagaagaacgagaagACAATGAATCGGTGGGCTCACGCAAGACGGACGATACACCTTCCGAGCGCTCCTTAGCacaggaggacgaagagaatCAAGGAGACGAGGAAGCTGTAGCTCAGTATGCTCTGCCTCCGACAGATTGTGGGATTAGAGCATGGCTCTTTTTGGCTGGCGCGACCATGATGGAGCTGTTAATATGGGCAATACCGACCTCTGTTGGTGTGCTGCATGTATACTGGACCAATGAGCTCTTCGATGGAAGGGGAACGGCCACCCTAACCCTTGCGGCTACACTTCACAGTGGTTTAGTGTACATGAGCACTGCGTTACTCGGGCC GCTTGTTGTAAGAGCGACCACTTGGCAAAAAACAATTCAAGTTGTAACATGGATCATCTCTGCCGCTGGGCTCATTGCCAGTGCCTTTGCTACCCAG CCATGGCACTTGATTGTCACGTTCGGTATCATCTACCCAGTGTGTGGTG CTGCATACCTCCCCTGTGCTACACTCCTCTTTGAATGGTTTGTTAAAGCAAGAGGGACTGCAATGGGTATCGTCTATGCAGGAATGGGGGTGGGCGGTGCTATCTGTCCCTTTATCATAGACGGCCTTTTGAAGCGTTATAGCTACAAAACCACTATGATCTCTATTGGAGTTGGATTTGGTATCATTGGCCTTATCTCGCTGATCCCCATCCGTCGTCGAATTCCTCCAACCAGTCGGTCCCACCATTCcgggaagaaatggaacgCCGCCGACTGGTCCTTCATGAAGAGTACCGCTTTGATGACAGGCTTGGCTACAATCCTTCTCACCAGTCTTGGCAACTTCGTCCCTAGCCTTTGGTTACCAT CTTTCGCCGACGATTTGAACCTCACGAAACCTAGCGGTACTGGTCTTATAGCCATTCTTAATGCTGCTTCTGTTCCAGGTAATGCTATCCTTGGGATCATGTCCGATCATATGTCTTTGCGTGTTGTAATCCTCATCTCGTGTATCGGCAGTGGATTGGCTTGTGCATTCCTTTGGGGCTTTGGAACGAACGATGGTATGCTTGTTGCATTCACCATTGTTTTTGGCCTTCTGGGCCCTAGCTTCTCTGCCCTATGGACCAAGATGAACGCTGTGATATCAA AGGACAACCCTTTCGCAATCACTATTGTTCTTTCATTGTTTACCTTCATCAGAGGGGTTGGTAATATAACATCCG GCCCTATATCAGAAGCCCTTTTGAAATATAACACCTTCAGGGGTGGAGCTGGTGCTTACGGGATTAACAACTAT GGTGTGCTCTTGTTGTATTCATCTATTACTATCTTGAGCGGCAGTGTGACAGGCGCGATGTTCAAAGAAAAGTCAACCTAG
- a CDS encoding F-box protein 9 produces MSTQVSTPSTPSFPNTPDVIEEMEKLQINPSLEPTSTLLQINGNEDEELERFRAQWREELKAKKAGVSSGVNIGNVIWKGKGQGVEREYEESKDRATLTSPKTPRMAHPLPAFEDEDNAPRAGPSKAAPAAAIIKGSNHSKTHPKKVRTDKERAVQTYAKAVESEQSGQLNEALILYRRAFKMDDDVDKLYTRSVAKATAQQVLKQQGTSENPLPAIPNSADIVQPSAPIEEPYSFQRHIQLHPDYVKSSAAPIASSKALSRSALTAIFDSLPIAPYEFTFLPEDEDLPIPIASLPAELIDPILAHLDVIWVERFAATCWRARYLTQCSNVWRRLAHRIYREPAMLPPGGLTAKDLVQKHAGEWRTTLIEEERVRMDGCYIAVCHYIRPGAGDEWIAITHLITYHRFLRFYPDGSVISFLTTDHPSEVVPILRPSLRGKGLHFGRWRLIRPDAIHNPEIDPEWVPSKSGEKRPARIIVSDLLEPGVEDPKYEFEMELALRQTSRGRWNKLDILEYRSINLTTGETLALSLKNQKPFFFSKVRSYNPPF; encoded by the exons ATGTCTACTCAGGTGTCCACTCCCAGCACACCCTCATTCCCCAACACACCGGACGTGAtcgaagagatggagaaattACAGATCAACCCGTCCCTAGAGCCGACGTCAACATTATTGCAAATCAACGGcaatgaggatgaggagcttgagaggTTTCGAGCCCAGTGGCGTGAGGAActcaaggccaagaaggctggCGTCTCCAGTGGAGTGAATATTGGGAACGTCATCtggaagggcaagggacAGGGCGTGGAACGGGAGTATGAGGAGAGTAAGGACCGCGCCACCTTGACATCGCCTAAGACTCCTCGGATGGCGCACCCGCTGCCTGCATTCGAAGACGAAGACAATGCCCCTAGAGCCGGCCCATCGAAAGCTGCCCCAGCAGCGGCCATTATCAAAGGCTCCAATCATAGCAAAACGCACCCGAAAAAGGTCAGGACAGACAAGGAGCGGGCGGTGCAGACGTACGCCAAGGCTGTAGAGAGCGAACAGAGTGGCCAGCTTAACGAGGCCTTGATACTCTATCGGAGGGCATTCAAGATGGATG ATGATGTAGATAAACTCTACACTCGTTCAGTCGCGAAGGCCACTGCTCAACAAGTCTTGAAACAGCAAGGGACGAGTGAGAATCCCTTGCCAGCTATTCCCAATTCTGCCGATATTGTCCAGCCATCAGCACCTATAGAGGAGCCCTATTCTTTCCAACGCCATATCCAACTGCACCCGGACTACGTCAAATCTTCCGCTGCCCCAATAGCTTCATCGAAGGCATTATCTAGATCGGCTCTGACTGCCATCTTCGACTCGTTACCGATCGCTCCCTACGAATTTACCTTTCtgccagaagatgaggatttGCCTATACCGATTGCAAGTCTTCCAGCAGAGCTTATAGATCCTATCCTTGCTCATTTGGATGTCATCTGGGTAGAACGCTTCGCCGCTACATGTTGGCGCGCGAGATATCTCACACAATGCTCAAATgtttggagaagattaGCACACAGGATATACAGAGAGCCTGCTATGCTTCCTCCAGGAGGGCTTACAGCGAAGGATCTGGTGCAAAAGCACGCAGGGGAATGGCGAACGACGTTGatcgaagaggaaagggttAGGATGGACGGATGTTATATTGCTGTGTGTCATTATAT CCGACCTGGTGCGGGAGATGAATGGATCGCG ATCACCCATCTGA TAACCTACCATCGATTCTTGCGTTTCTATCCAGACGGCTCGGTAATTTCTTTCCTGACAACGGACCA TCCTTCCGAAGTCGTTCCGATTCTCCGTCCTTCGTTGCGCGGCAAAGGCTTACACTTTGGTCGCTGGCGACTCATCCGCCCAGACGCCATACACAACCCCGAAATCGACCCCGAATGGGTTCCATCCAAATCTGGAGAAAAGCGTCCCGCAAGAATCATCGTCTCGGACCTGTTAGAGCCCGGGGTGGAAGATCCAAAATATGAATTTGAGATGGAACTGGCTTTAAGGCAGACAAGTCGTGGAAG GTGGAACAAGCTTGATATTCTTGAATATCGTTCGATCAATCTCACCACAGGCGAAACATTGGCGCTTTCACTCAAGAATCAGAagccattcttcttttcgaA AGTGCGATCTTACAACCCACCATTCTGA
- a CDS encoding RNA polymerase II transcription factor: MALSLKDMRPLVVHCDTDYIRAAFAVGELFPRPSVMLRACYAVPIASSSKMADANGDTRATDVEVDAPSKSGWLVGDELVGAQKENNWESNLELRWPFRPSKVADDWEGREYIMSHLLALLGINIQTNSFPLLLVPPASPPTFTLSTQAFYTQFAFESLNTPMFSILPAPLAGLFALGATTGIVIYVGHEESSAFVITDSIVRWECTTSVQIGQADCESHFEQLLFEDELLDQELKTAAGNELLDQEEKRKLVKEVANFVWTECTGDDIEVPGLNAKAAIVIGAAQTSGEEDTFDVAKKLVGDPTPAPTTNSHKSKKQQAQALAAANKAAAQAAADAAAQAALPPPIDAIVVTIPSLPEKEIQLGPVRHRICEPLFKGKSAGGDTLHEAVGRAVENASLSIGEKLAIWEGIGVIGEVAKIRSFSPALVTYLSPYLLSSSDLPSDCQPSKMRLLSIPDYFANFKKTTTELAPFLGGTLVAKVAFTDSTGKHSVSKVDYNTKGPEAIYVVTGEDR, translated from the exons ATGgctctctctctcaaaGATATGAGGCCATTGGTTGTGCACTGCGACACAGATTACATCCGTGCGGCTTTTGCTGTCGGGGAGCTCTTTCCTCGACCAAGTGTG ATGCTTCGCGCTTGTTACGCTGTGCCCATTGCATCATCTAGTAAAATGGCAGATGCGAATGGTGACACACGGGCGACTGATGTAGAGGTGGATGCGCCTTCGAAGAGTGGATGGCTTGTTGGTGACGAATTGGTTGGCGCccagaaagagaacaatTGGGAGAGTAATTTGGAATTGAGATGGCCGTTCAGGCCAAGCAAGGTTGCGGATGACTGGGAAGGACGGGAATATATTAT GTCGCATCTCTTAGCTCTCCTTGGTATCAACATCCAAACTAattcctttcctctgctCCTAGTCCCACCTGCTTCACCTCCAACCTTCACACTATCCACACAAGCTTTCTACACTCAATTCGCCTTTGAGTCTCTCAATACCCCGATGttttccatcctccctGCGCCGCTTGCCGGTCTCTTCGCTCTCGGTGCGACAACTGGCATTGTGATTTATGTCGGCCATGAGGAGTCTTCTGCCTTTGTCATCACCGACTCTATCGTGAGGTGGGAATGCACTACGAGTGTACAAATAGGTCAGGCCGATTGCGAATCCCACTTTGAGCAGTTGctttttgaagatgagctgTTGGATCAGGAGTTGAAGACAGCTGCGGGCAACGAATTATTGGACCAGGAGGAGAAGCGAAAATTGGTGAAGGAGGTAGCAAACTTCGTTTGGACGGAGTGTACAGGAGATGATATTGAGGTGCCGGGACTTAATGCCAAAGCAGCGATTGTTATTGGTGCTGCCCAGACGTcgggggaagaggatacGTTCGATGTCGCCAAAAA GCTCGTTGGGGACCCTACACCGGCACCAACAACTAATTCGCACAAGAGCAAAAAGCAGCAGGCGCAAGCTCTCGCTGCGGCCAATAAGGCGGCTGCCCAAGCAGCTGCTGACGCTGCTGCTCAGGCCGCTTTGCCACCTCCTATTGATGCCATTGTTGTCACTATTCCTTCACTCCCGGAAAAAGAGATACAGCTAGGTCCCGTGAGACATCGCATTTGCGAGCCATTGTTCAAGGGCAAATCCGCGGGAGGAGACACATTACATGAAGCTGTTGGAAGGGCTGTAGAAAATGCTAGTCTGAGCATAGGGGAGAAGCTGGCTATTTGGGAAGGTATAGGTGTTATTGGAGAAGTTGCTAAGATAAGAT CTTTCTCCCCTGCTCTCGTCACCTACCTCTCCCCTTACTtactttcatcttctgaccTTCCTTCCGACTGCCAACCCTCAAAAATGCGTCTTCTCAGTATACCGGACTACTTTGCCAACTTCAAGAAGACCACAACAGAGTTGGCGCCATTTTTGGGAGGGACTCTCGTTGCCAAG GTTGCTTTTACCGACTCGACAGGCAAGCATAGTGTTTCCAAGGTGGACTATAATACAAAAGGACCGGAGGCTATCTACGTGGTTACAGGCGAGGACAGATGA
- a CDS encoding DNA helicase — MTADILRPQPTPDATIQLFLSRHRQLLELERKAEEEQTRLLNSKCSPSLLEQRGLALNGLGVSGISIGLGGKSLIELHRPLAYHTSPALPPNTFRSGDPVRIEAHVSSTSTKSKGKRKESEDESAVEGVVYRVGPEKVVIAVNESKEIDLPERLRLLKLANSVTFNRMERTLAHLERLVLPSGGTPSPPSFNMPLVQVLLGKQLPTWKETIPLQNNVEALGQLSSDEDMKWFGQHLNDGQKESIKFCLKANEVACIHGPPGTGKTHTLVELIFQLLSRTASPDTTLPPRILITTPSNLALDNLLIRLHTLTQQPPYNSLLSRNSFLRMGHPTRVHRDLVKETLDWKAANGDQGELLKDVGKEMQGHLNALGKKRGEKGAVKGKERGKKWEEVRELRKEYRRRESKVVETVVNGAQIVLATCHSAGSRQLNNMTFDVCIIDEATQAVEAVCWVPILKSKKLILAGDPQQLPPTIMSKEDAPPLKDLQGAIDQIKLGDSPSLKPPRTLETTLFERLEKLYGLGIKRVLQVQYRMNEHIAVFPSETLYDSGLISDTSVAKRTLLELPSVKDKTSGDVKDDLEPIVVFFDTADCEFYERTEGDGEAIKSSIGEGSKSNENEAEIVARWARKLISLGIPPMEIGIVTPYQAQVTFISSLLHGEYPEMTIGSIDGLQGQEREAIILSLVRSNPSGEVGFLGEYRRLNVAMTRAKRQLCVVGDSKTVSKGTKYLKKWMDWLEAEADVRWAGDMTV, encoded by the exons ATGACCGCAGACATCCTCAGACCTCAACCAACTCCTGACGCCACCATCCAGTTATTCCTCTCCAGGCATAGACAGCTTTTGGAACTGGAGagaaaggcagaggaggagcagacAAGACTACTCAACTCGAAGTGTTCGCCTTCCCTACTTGAGCAGAGAGGTCTGGCTTTGAATGGTTTAGGTGTTTCTGGCATTAGCATTGGGCtaggaggaaaaag TCTGATCGAGCTTCATAGGCCTCTGGCATACCACACTTCGCCAGCGTTACCGCCAAACACGTTCCGTTCAGGAGACCCAGTGCGCATAGAAGCTCATGTGTCCAGTACATCGACCAAGagcaaagggaagagaaaggagtcagaagatgagagtgCCGTGGAGGGTGTAGTCTATCGGGTTGGGCCTGAAAAAGTGGTCATCGCCGTGAACGAGTCGAAAGAGATAGATCTGCCAGAAAGATTGAGGCT ACTCAAACTTGCTAATTCAGTCACCTTCAATCGCATGGAAAGAACTTTGGCACACCTCGAGCGTTTGGTGCTCCCATCAGGCGGGACTCCCTCACCTCCATCTTTCAACATGCCGCTTGTACAAGTCCTCCTCGGTAAACAGCTTCCAACATGGAAGGAAACAATACCTCTTCAAAATAACGTAGAAGCATTGGGGCAGCTGTCATCTGATGAGGACATGAAATGGTTCGGTCAACATCTAAATGACGGTCAGAAAGAAAGTATTAAGTTTTGCCTAAAAGCAAATGAGGTCGCTTGTATTCATGGTCCACCAGGA ACCGGTAAAACACATACTCTTGTCGAACTCAtttttcaacttctttctcgaACTGCTTCCCCAGATACTACTCTTCCGCCTCGTATCCTCATTACTACCCCATCAAATTTGGCTCTCGACAACCTGCTTATCCGTCTTCACACTCTAACGCAACAGCCACCTTACaattctctcctttcacGCAACTCGTTTCTTCGTATGGGGCACCCTACCAGGGTCCACCGAGATCTCGTTAAAGAGACATTAGATTGGAAAGCAGCGAACGGTGACCAGGGAGAACTGTTGAAAGAtgtgggaaaagaaatgcAAGGTCACCTTAATGCTttgggcaagaagagaggtgAAAAAGGTGCTgtaaaagggaaagagcgggggaagaaatgggaagaagtcCGAGAGTTGCGTAAAGA ATATCGTCGGCGGGAGAGCAAAGTTGTTGAGACGGTGGTGAACGGGGCTCAG ATCGTCCTTGCAACCTGCCACAGTGCCGGATCTCGACAGCTTAACAATATGACCTTCGATGTATGCATAATCGACGAAGCAACGCAAGCTGTTGAGGCTGTTTGTTGGGTGCCCATCTTGAAATCCAAAAAGTTAATTCTTGCTGGTGATCCGCAACAG CTTCCCCCGACTATCATGAGCAAAGAAGACGCGCCGCCCTTGAAGGATCTTCAAGGAGCAATCGACCAGATTAAGCTTGGTGACAGCCCCTCCCTTAAACCTCCACGAACTCTGGAAACTACCCTTTTTGAACGCCTAGAAAAACTGTACGGCCTGGGGATCAAGCGCGTTCTTCAGGTCCAATATAGAATGAACGAACATATTGCAGTGTTCCCATCAGAAACTCTGTATGACTCGGGACTCATATCTGATACTTCAGTTGCTAAGCGCACGTTGCTTGAGCTTCCATCTGTGAAAGACAAGACGAGCGGAGACGTCAAGGATGATTTAGAGCCTATAGTGGTCTTTTTTGATACCGCCGACTGCGAATTTTACGAGAGAACcgaaggagatggagaagccATCAAAAGTTCAATTGGGGAAGGCAGTAAGAGTAACGAGAATGAGGCAGAAATTGTGGCTAGGTGGGCGAGGAAGCTA ATATCATTGGGAATACCCCCCATGGAAATTGGCATTGTTACCCCTTACCAAGCTCAAGTCACATTTATTTCGTCCCTCCTACACGGAGAGTATCCTGAGATGACTATTGGAAGTATTGACGGATTgcaaggacaagaacgAGAG gccatcatcctttcattGGTTCGATCAAACCCTTCAGGAGAGGTAGGATTTCTTGGTGAATACAGGAGATTGAATGTCGCAATGACAAGAGCAAAGAGACAACTG TGTGTTGTAGGAGATTCCAAAACCGTCTCGAAAGGAACCAAGTACCTGAAAAAGTGGATGGATTGGCttgaggcagaggcagatgTTAGATGGGCTGGAGATATGACTGTATAG
- a CDS encoding succinate-semialdehyde dehydrogenase (NADP+) — MSSSTRTQDLATLLSDPSLFKQKGYINGEWVSASDGATFPLYNPATGAKIADMPHMPRSQVAEAVNDAKAAFPAWAALTAYQRQAYLLKLFKEMEDHREDLAIILCTENGKPLAESRGEIVYGASFLTWNAAEALRTYGQTIPSPYPGTRNTVIKQPVGVCGLITPWNFPNAMITRKMAPALAAGCTVVIKAPAETPLSALAMCVLCERVGIPPGVVNVVTMDKGDREMAAGLELCENVKVSKISFTGSTPVGRLLMKQSSGTLKKLSFELGGNAAFIIFDDADLDLAVDSVITIKFRAAGQTCISANRIFVHTKIYDDFASRLIKRVKSFKVGDGMEEGVTIGPLVSQRGVEKVERHVQDAVNLGAKVLVGGKRIDSGEGSCFYEPTVLADVPRQCAVADEETFGPLAPLFKFDSEDDVVERANSSEVGLAAYFFTKDLARTNRVAEKLEVGMVGVNTVAIAQPCAPFGGVKQSGFGREGGPSGIDEFMVDKLITIGGLL, encoded by the exons ATGTCAAGCTCTACTCGGACACAAGATCTTGCT ACCTTGCTGTCGgatccttcccttttcaAACAGAAGGGTTACATCAACGGCGAATGGGTATCTGCTTCTGATGGGGCCACTTTTCCCTTGTACAACCCGGCCACTGGCGCCAAGATTGCCGACATGCCTCATATGCCTCGCTCTCAGGTCGCCGAGGCTGTC AATGACGCCAAAGCTGCTTTTCCTGCATGGGCCGCCCTCACCGCTTATCAAAGACAGGCCTACTTGTTAAAGCTGttcaaggagatggaggatcACAGAGAGGATCTGGCTATCATTCTCTGTACCGAGAACGGAAAGCCTTTAGCTGAGAGTCGAGGAGAAATTGTTTATGGAGCTTCCTTCCTGACTTGGAATGCCGCTGAGGCGCTGAG AACCTACGGTCAGACTATCCCCAGTCCTTACCCTGGTACACGCAACACTGTTATTAAGCAGCCCGTCGGTGTGTGTGGCTTAATCACCCCCTG GAATTTCCCCAATGCCATGATCACTCGTAAAATGGCCCCTGCTCTCGCTGCAGGCTGTACTGTTGTCATCAAAGCTCCCGCGGAGACTCCCTTATCCGCTCTCGCCATGTGTGTCCTCTGCGAGCGTGTTGGGATTCCCCCCGGCGTCGTCAACGTTGTAACCATGGACAAGGGAGATAGAGAAATGGCTGCGGGTCTTGAACTCTGTGAGAA CGTTAAGGTCTCCAAAATTTCATTTACCGGATCAACTCCTGTTGGTCGACTTCTCATGAAGCAAAGTAGCGGAACACTCAAGAAGCTATCGTTTGAGTTGGGAGGAAACGCAGC CTTCATTATCTTTGACGATGCCGATCTTGACTTGGCAGTCGACAGCGTCATTACAATCAAGTTCCGTGCTGCTGGACAGACATGTATCTCCGCT AACCGTATCTTTGTCCATACCAAGATTTATGATGACTTTGCTAGTCGACTGATCAAGCGAGTCAAGTCGTTCAAGGTTGGCGATGGCATGGAGGAAGGTGTTACTATCGGTCCTCTCGTCTCACAACGAGGTGTGGAAAAAGTCGAGCGACATGTGCAAGACGCCGTCAACCTTGGTGCCAAGGTTCTCGTTGGAGGAAAGCGAATTGACAGCGGCGAAGGGTCCTGCTTCTACGAACCCACAGTCCTCGCGGATGTACCTCGACAGTGTGCCGTCGCAGACGAAGAAACTTTCGGTCCCCTTGCACCCTTGTTCAAGTTTGACAGTGAGGACGATGTTGTCGAGAGAGCTAACAGCAGTGAGGTCGGTCTTGCCGCGTACTTCTTCACCAAGGACCTTGCTAGGACGAACCGAGTTGCGGAAAAACTGGAGGTCGGGATGGTTGGTGTTAACACTGTTGCTATCGCGCAACCGTGTGCGCCTTTTGGCGGTGTGAAGCAAAGTGGATTCGGAAGGGAAGGCGGCCCTTCTGGCATTGACGAATTCATGGTAGACAAG CTCATCACCATCGGCGGACTGCTGTAG
- a CDS encoding small nuclear ribonucleoprotein, whose protein sequence is MGRLAEAQRRLLEQMMGPEAMGIQPLNLDWWNEKVCRNFLFGTCLHTLFGNTKMDLGPCPKVHSDRILKQFREHAEANPNDPRLSAFRQEHENSLYAFVEDCDRRIRASQRKLEKTPEENRKTVDLMREIGEIELSIQGGTEEIEALGEAGKVEESMEKLAAVDALKAMKAEKEKELQHLNENAGASGHQKLRVCETCGAMLSVLDSDKRLADHFGGKLHLGYHELRKILSTFSEARMTGRPIPIIPPKSPRADGDEPLPFSAPAIPAAPPAAPTGPRAGLNPPTGPSDNEPHTPHHTRVPPAEEMPVVGHGDKVKREAGELVEDLKEERAMEERGKERERYRERERDKDDRHDRSRYDERDRDRYRDRERERDSRYGGDKDRKRSYE, encoded by the exons ATGGGTCGATTAGCCGAAGCGCAAAGAAGGCTCCTCGAG CAAATGATGGGCCCTGAAGCAATGGGTATCCAGCCGCTCAATCTCGACTGGTGGAATGAAAAAGTCTGTAGGAATTTCCTCTTCGGGACATGTTTGCACACTTTGTTTGGTAACACC AAAATGGATCTTGGACCATGCCCCAAGGTTCATTCTGACCGTATCCTCAAACAATTTCGAGAACACGCCGAAGCCAACCCCAACGACCCTAGACTCTCTGCTTTCAGACAAGAGCACGAGAACAGCCTGTACGCATTTGTGGAGGATTGTGACAGAAGGATAAGGGCGAGTCAACGAAAGCTGGAAAAGACACCTGAAGAGAACAGGAAGACTGTTGATCTC ATGAGGGAAATCGGAGAAATCGAGCTTTCTATCCAAGGTGGTACAGAGGAAATTGAGGCGCTTGGTGAAGCAGGAAAGGTAGAGGAGTCTATGGAAAAACTTGCCGCCGTCGACGCTCTCAAGGCCATGAAAgccgaaaaagaaaaggagctTCAGCACCTCAACGAAAACGCTGGTGCAAGTGGTCACCAGAAGCTTCGTGTCTGCGAGACTTGT GGTGCCATGTTGAGTGTTCTCGACTCTGACAAACGTCTTGCCGACCACTTTGGTGGTAAACTCCATTTGGGTTACCACGAACTCCGTAAAATTCTCAGTACCTTCTCGGAAGCCCGCATGACCGGTCGacccatacccatcatCCCTCCCAAATCCCCTCGGGCTGACGGGGATGAGCCTCTACCGTTCTCCGCCCCCGCCATCCCTGCCGCCCCGCCTGCTGCCCCCACTGGCCCTCGTGCTGGGCTAAACCCCCCTACAGGTCCTTCAGACAACGAGCCGCACACTCCTCACCACACTCGTGTTCCCCCTGCTGAGGAGATGCCCGTTGTGGGACATGGTGACAAGGTGAAGCGGGAGGCTGGCGAGCTGGTGGAGGAtctgaaggaagagagggcaatggaagagagaggtaaggagagggagagatatAGGGAACGAGAGAGGGATAAGGATGATAGACATGACAGGAGCAGGTATGATGAAAGGGATAGGGACAGGTATAGGGACcgagagagggagagagataGCAGATATGGAGGAGACAAGGATAGGAAAAGGAGCTACGAGTAA